A genomic window from Thunnus maccoyii chromosome 2, fThuMac1.1, whole genome shotgun sequence includes:
- the LOC121905823 gene encoding inactive rhomboid protein 2-like, protein MASQEGEGPPPNGGKSDSRLQSKKPPSLVIAIPPPEMTSHDPAKQPLRPSLKKSVSGQATGSVSESVSGAGDGGLSARDRRAKFGRQTSLSQSIRKNTAEWFGVGEGCETKQQIWHRKSLRHCSQRYGKLKAQYREPETATSIDQNLDSPATHRMPKIVDPLARGRAFRCPDEVDNRSPRTPHTPHVVPVTPGVTSLSSITSQRSGYSRFPRRKRESVARMSIRAASNLLRGRSGLAGSQTGRSFPRRSFARPSWMDEDTVDSADTSESLFFSKVDAHDELYSMADDVFESPPMSASFAPCEPPEQTFPSLKDISRTPRTPTVQPEKSHPRRGRRIASQVKHFAFDKHKRQYGMGVVGKWLNRHYRRSLSSNVQKQLDDFHSHRPYFTYWITFVHIVITLLACCTYGFAPVGFAQHSTTELVLKNKGIYESVKHVQQENFWIGPSSEDLIHLGAKFSPCIRQDRQVVELIRKAKDLERESGCCIQNDNSGCVQTLSTDCSETLATFMKWNNEQVDVIRSSGSVCHQDPRVCEEPASAKPHTWPDDITQWPVCTYPKKWNHTGYRHMDCNIKGRPCCIGTKGRCEITTREYCSFMHGYFHEEATLCSQVHCLDDVCGLLPFLNPDVPDQFYRLWLSLFLHAGLLHCVVSVVFQMTILRDLEKLAGWVRISIIYILSGITGNLASALFLPYRAEVGPAGSQFGLLACLFVELFQGWQMLQKPWKAFLKLLGIVLFLFMCGLLPWIDNIAHIFGFLSGMLLSFAFLPYVTFGTFDKYRKRILIGVSMVAYIGLFSSLIVWFYIYPINWHWLEHLTCLPFTSKFCEKYDIDHNIDDVVH, encoded by the exons ATGGCATCACAGGAGGGGGAGGGGCCGCCTCCAAACGGGGGCAAATCAGATAGCCGTCTACAGAGCAAGAAGCCACCCAGCCTCGTAATAGCAATACCTCCACCTGAGATGACGTCCCATGACCCCGCAAAACAG CCGCTCCGGCCTTCTCTGAAAAAAAGCGTAAGTGGCCAAGCAACCGGTTCTGTGTCGGAGAGCGTCAGCGGAGCCGGAGATGGAGGACTTTCAGCCAGAGACAGAAGGGCAAAGTTTGGAAGACAAACCTCGCTCTCGCAAAGCATCCGCAA GAATACAGCCGAGTGGTTTGGGGTGGGAGAAGGCTGCGAGACCAAGCAGCAGATATGGCACAGGAAGAGCCTGCGCCACTGCAGCCAACGCTACGGCAAGCTGAAGGCCCAATATAGAGAGCCTGAGACGGCCACCAGCATCGACCAAAACCTGGACTCACCAGCCACACACAGGATGCCCAAG ATCGTGGATCCCTTGGCACGCGGACGAGCCTTCCGTTGCCCAGATGAGGTGGACAACCGCTCCCCGAGGACGCCCCACACCCCCCACGTGGTTCCCGTCACCCCGGGGGTCACTTCGCTCAGCTCCATCACCAGCCAGCGCTCCGGGTACAGCCGCTTCCCCAGACGTAAGAGGGAGTCCGTCGCCCGCATGAGCATCCGAGCTGCGTCCAACCTGCTGAGG GGTCGTAGCGGCTTGGCAGGCTCTCAGACAGGTCGCAGTTTCCCCAGGAGGAGCTTCGCCAGGCCCAGCTGGATGGACGAGGACACTGTGGACTCTGCAGATACGTCCGAGTCGCTCTTCTTCAGCAAG GTCGATGCCCATGATGAGTTGTACTCTATGGCCGATGATGTATTCGAGTCGCCTCCCATGTCCGCCTCTTTTGCTCCCTGTGAGCCGCCTGAACAGACGTTCCCGAGCCT TAAGGACATTTCTCGAACACCCAGGACACCAACAGTACAGCCCGAGAAAAGTCACCCTCGCCGCGGTCGTCGCATCGCCTCCCAAGTGAAGCACTTTGCATTCGACAAACACAAGCGTCAGTACGGCATGGGCGTCGTGGGGAAGTGGCTGAACCGCCACTATCGACGCAGTCTCAGCAGCAACGTACAGAAACAGTTGGACGACTTCCACAGCCACAG GCCCTACTTCACCTACTGGATCACATTTGTCCATATAGTAATCACTCTGCTGGCCTGTTGTACATATGGTTTCGCCCCTGTGGGGTTTGCACAACATTCTACAACCGAACTG GTGCTGAAGAACAAAGGCATTTATGAGAGCGTCAAACATGTCCAGCAGGAGAACTTCTGGATCGGACCTAGTTCT GAGGACCTGATCCACCTAGGGGCCAAGTTCTCGCCGTGCATCCGTCAGGACAGACAGGTCGTCGAACTGATCCGGAAGGCCAAAGACCTGGAGAGAGAATCTGGCTGCTGCATTCAGAACGACAACTCTGGATGTGTGCAGACCCTCAGCACCGACTGCTCT GAGACACTGGCCACCTTTATGAAATGGAACAATGAGCAAGTGGACGTCATCAGGTCTTCTGGTTCTGTCTGTCACCAGGATCCCAG AGTGTGTGAAGAGCCTGCCTCTGCAAAGCCTCACACGTGGCCAGATGACATCACCCAATGGCCG GTGTGCACATATCCCAAGAAGTGGAACCACACAGGCTACAGACACATGGACTGTAACATCAAGGGCCGGCCTTGCTGCATAGGAACTAAGGGCAG ATGTGAGATCACGACCAGAGAGTATTGCTCTTTCATGCATGGTTACTTCCATGAGGAAGCCACGCTCTGCTCACAG GTCCACTGTCTGGATGATGTGTGCGGCTTGCTGCCTTTCCTGAACCCTGACGTTCCTGATCAGTTCTACCgtctctggctctctctcttcctccatgcTGG gCTGTTACACTGCGTGGTGTCAGTGGTGTTCCAGATGACCATACTGAGAGACCTGGAGAAGCTGGCAGGTTGGGTCCGCATCTCCATCATTTACATCCTCAGCGGCATCACTGGAAATCTCGCCTCTGCCCTGTTCCTGCCCTACAGAGCCGAG GTGGGACCTGCAGGGTCTCAGTTTGGACTCCTCGCTTGCCTGTTTGTCGAGCTGTTTCAAGGCTGGCAGATGCTGCAGAAACCGTGGAAGGCCTTTCTCAAACTGTTGGGCATCGTCCTTTTCCTCTTCATGTGCGGCCTCCTGCCGTGGATCGACAACATTGCCCACATCTTTGGTTTCCTCAGCGGCATGCTGCTGTCCTTTGCCTTCCTGCCCTACGTCACGTTCGGGACTTTTGACAAGTACCGGAAACGTATCCTCATCGGTGTGTCAATGGTGGCCTACATTGGGCTGTTCTCTTCCCTCATCGTTTGGTTTTATATCTACCCGATTAACTGGCACTGGCTGGAGCATCTCACCTGCCTGCCTTTCACTAGCAAGTTTTGTGAAAAGTACGACATTGACCACAACATTGACGATGTGGTGCACTAG
- the aanat1 gene encoding serotonin N-acetyltransferase, with the protein MSLVSAVPFMKPLHMRSPGPQGRRHTLPASEFRSLSPEDAISVFEIEREAFISVSGECPLHLDEVRHFLTLCPELSLGWFEEGRLVAFIIGSLWDQERLTADALTLHKPHGTTVHIHVLAVHRTFRQQGKGSILMWRYLQYLRCLPYVRRAVLMCEDFLVPFYQKSGFKVQGPSEITVGPLTFIEMFYPVQGHAFMRRNSGC; encoded by the exons ATGTCGTTGGTGAGCGCAGTGCCTTTCATGAAGCCGCTCCACATGCGCTCTCCTGGGCCGCAGGGGCGCCGCCACACGCTGCCGGCCAGCGAGTTCCGCTCTCTGAGCCCGGAGGATGCCATCAGCGTGTTTGAGATCGAGAGAGAAG cCTTCATCTCAGTGTCCGGTGAGTGTCCTCTCCACCTGGATGAGGTGCGTCATTTCCTCACCCTGTGCCCTGAGCTGTCTCTTGGCTGGTTTGAGGAGGGACGTCTGGTGGCTTTCATCATCGGCTCACTGTGGGACCAGGAGAGGCTTACCGCG GACGCCCTGACTCTCCATAAGCCCCACGGGACCACTGTCCACATCCACGTCCTGGCTGTCCACCGGACCTTCCGCCAGCAGGGCAAAGGCTCCATCCTGATGTGGCGCTACCTCCAGTACCTCCGCTGCCTGCCCTACGTCCGCCGTGCTGTGCTCATGTGTGAGGACTTCCTGGTTCCCTTCTACCAGAAGTCAGGTTTCAAGGTGCAGGGCCCCAGTGAGATCACGGTGGGGCCCCTCACCTTCATCGAAATGTTCTACCCGGTCCAGGGCCACGCCTTCATGCGTCGTAACAGCGGTTGTTGA